The following proteins come from a genomic window of Ilumatobacter coccineus YM16-304:
- a CDS encoding aromatic ring-hydroxylating oxygenase subunit alpha, translating into MDQQLIEQIKADMAYEFGRLAPPEGFPAFHDISTERHTSQEFHDLEQEHLWPKTWVMAGRVEDIPNPGDYYTFDDLGVPLLVVRGTDGDINCYYNTCQHRGAPVVRDERGSARRLRCQYHSWTYEVDEGQLVSVPDERDFVGLDWSVRCLPRASCDTYGGFIFVNRDLDATPLHEWIGPLARMLDPFHAEELREVYRETRIVPCNWKVTAEAFLEVYHFRHIHSHDGVSVLDNRGAAMGLYPNGHSRMITPYSKQNVERAGMSSWDDWKQLPTGEAGTIDGLPGMVDCTSTAVSFFPNAIIPLGRIGFPINLFWPIDKNTTRLDWIYYGVPPEGSDRFDPDDLPEHWQARRKVYNQIMAEDEMNMAPMQRSMESPALTGIPINYQERRIWHLHEQIDRVMGDHVPEHLRVDQLLAPYLEH; encoded by the coding sequence GTGGATCAACAACTCATCGAGCAGATCAAGGCCGACATGGCCTACGAGTTCGGGCGACTCGCCCCACCCGAAGGTTTCCCCGCCTTTCACGACATCTCCACGGAGCGGCACACGAGTCAGGAGTTCCACGACCTCGAGCAGGAGCATCTCTGGCCGAAGACCTGGGTGATGGCGGGCCGTGTCGAAGACATCCCGAACCCGGGCGACTACTACACGTTCGACGATCTCGGCGTGCCGCTCCTCGTGGTGCGCGGCACCGACGGCGACATCAACTGCTACTACAACACCTGTCAGCACCGTGGCGCGCCGGTCGTGCGCGACGAACGCGGGTCGGCGCGCCGACTCCGATGCCAGTACCACTCGTGGACCTACGAGGTCGACGAAGGGCAACTCGTGTCGGTGCCCGACGAACGCGACTTCGTCGGACTCGACTGGTCGGTCCGTTGCCTCCCCCGGGCGTCGTGTGACACCTACGGCGGCTTCATCTTCGTCAACCGCGACCTCGATGCCACGCCACTCCACGAGTGGATCGGCCCGCTCGCCCGCATGCTCGATCCGTTCCACGCCGAGGAACTGCGCGAGGTGTACCGCGAAACGCGCATCGTCCCGTGCAACTGGAAGGTCACCGCCGAGGCGTTCCTCGAGGTGTACCACTTCCGCCACATCCACTCCCACGACGGCGTCAGCGTGCTCGACAACCGCGGCGCCGCCATGGGTCTCTACCCCAACGGCCACAGTCGGATGATCACCCCGTACTCGAAGCAGAACGTCGAGCGGGCGGGGATGAGCTCATGGGACGACTGGAAGCAACTGCCGACCGGAGAAGCCGGAACGATCGACGGTCTCCCCGGCATGGTCGACTGCACCAGCACCGCAGTCAGCTTCTTCCCCAACGCGATCATCCCGCTCGGCCGCATCGGCTTCCCGATCAACCTGTTCTGGCCGATCGACAAGAACACGACCCGCCTCGACTGGATCTACTACGGCGTGCCGCCCGAAGGGTCCGATCGGTTCGACCCCGACGACCTGCCCGAGCACTGGCAGGCGCGTCGCAAGGTCTACAACCAGATCATGGCCGAGGACGAGATGAACATGGCCCCGATGCAACGCTCGATGGAGTCACCGGCGCTCACCGGCATTCCGATCAACTACCAGGAACGCCGCATCTGGCACCTCCACGAACAGATCGACCGCGTCATGGGCGATCACGTCCCCGAACATCTGCGCGTCGACCAACTCCTCGCCCCGTACCTCGAACACTGA
- a CDS encoding SDR family NAD(P)-dependent oxidoreductase, whose translation MEINGIKAILIGGASGFARATAERIAAGGGSVAILDREQSAGAEVAAELGGTWHPTDVLDFEGIEVVIGEAVEALGGLDVAVNTAGGGKGGRTLSRSGPFSLDDFRATIDLNLVGTFNTNRLCAAHMANNEPNDDDERGVLINTASIAAFEGQIGQVAYTAAKAGIAGMTLTMARDLGMLGIRVNTIAPSLFATGLTAGVSDEQAVNLTKDAAFPKRLGRPDEYARLAIAMIENPMLNGDTVRLDAGTRFMPK comes from the coding sequence ATGGAGATCAACGGCATCAAGGCAATCCTGATCGGTGGAGCGTCCGGGTTCGCCCGTGCGACCGCCGAACGCATCGCGGCGGGCGGCGGCTCGGTGGCGATCCTCGACCGCGAACAGTCGGCCGGCGCCGAAGTGGCGGCCGAACTCGGCGGCACCTGGCACCCGACCGACGTCCTCGACTTCGAGGGGATCGAAGTGGTGATCGGCGAGGCGGTGGAGGCACTCGGCGGCCTCGACGTCGCCGTGAACACCGCCGGTGGCGGCAAGGGTGGCCGCACGCTCAGCCGGAGCGGGCCGTTCAGCCTCGACGACTTCCGCGCGACGATCGACCTCAACCTGGTCGGCACGTTCAACACCAACCGCCTCTGCGCCGCGCACATGGCAAACAACGAACCGAACGACGACGACGAGCGCGGCGTGCTCATCAACACCGCGTCGATCGCCGCGTTCGAAGGGCAGATCGGACAGGTTGCGTACACCGCCGCCAAGGCGGGTATCGCCGGGATGACCCTGACGATGGCACGCGACCTCGGCATGCTCGGCATCCGGGTCAACACGATCGCTCCGAGCCTGTTCGCGACCGGCCTCACCGCAGGGGTGAGCGACGAGCAGGCCGTCAACCTGACCAAGGACGCGGCGTTCCCGAAGCGACTCGGCCGGCCGGACGAGTACGCCCGACTGGCGATCGCGATGATCGAGAACCCGATGCTCAACGGCGACACGGTCCGTCTCGACGCCGGCACGCGGTTCATGCCCAAGTGA
- a CDS encoding PfkB family carbohydrate kinase, translating into MIFSCGEALVDLVPDTPAGDTGEGRVPLPGRVPLPGGGPMNVAIAAARLGAASSFVGGISNDEFGEMLLAHLTVNGVDVSLCQRFDAPTAKAIVEHVPQLRFRFEGVDTADTQLADLDTDSIVGAHNIVHGGTLGMFRGPTAETLARLAESHDGMVSLDPNIRPQIIDDRDAWWHFHQRWLPHVDVYKGSDEDLEWIWPDRTPEESAEWLLANGVGAVIVTRGSEGLQILTPTTSARATPPEVDVVDTVGAGDTIVGTVLTSIVEHFDGAAIELAELGATEWQTFADRAVAAAAITCSRAGADTPLRSEVDW; encoded by the coding sequence GTGATCTTCAGCTGTGGCGAGGCGCTCGTCGACCTCGTTCCCGACACGCCCGCCGGCGACACTGGCGAGGGTCGCGTTCCCCTGCCGGGTCGCGTTCCCCTGCCGGGTGGCGGCCCGATGAACGTGGCGATCGCCGCGGCCCGGTTGGGCGCAGCGTCGAGTTTCGTCGGCGGCATCTCCAACGACGAGTTCGGGGAGATGCTGTTGGCCCATCTGACGGTGAACGGTGTCGACGTGTCGTTGTGCCAGCGGTTCGATGCGCCGACGGCGAAGGCGATCGTCGAACACGTCCCGCAGTTGCGGTTTCGGTTCGAGGGGGTCGACACGGCCGACACGCAGCTCGCTGATCTCGACACCGACTCGATCGTCGGCGCCCACAACATCGTCCACGGCGGGACGCTGGGCATGTTCCGCGGCCCGACGGCCGAGACGCTGGCGCGGCTCGCCGAGTCGCACGACGGCATGGTGTCGCTCGACCCCAACATCCGGCCGCAGATCATCGACGATCGTGACGCGTGGTGGCACTTCCATCAGCGATGGTTGCCGCACGTCGACGTCTACAAGGGGTCGGACGAAGACCTCGAGTGGATCTGGCCCGACCGCACTCCCGAGGAGTCGGCCGAGTGGCTGCTCGCCAACGGTGTCGGTGCGGTGATCGTGACCAGAGGGTCGGAGGGATTGCAGATCCTGACGCCGACGACGTCGGCTCGGGCGACGCCTCCCGAGGTCGACGTCGTCGACACGGTGGGCGCCGGTGACACGATCGTCGGCACCGTGCTGACGTCGATCGTCGAGCACTTCGACGGCGCGGCGATCGAGCTCGCCGAGCTCGGCGCCACCGAGTGGCAGACGTTCGCCGATCGAGCGGTCGCAGCGGCGGCCATCACCTGCTCGCGCGCCGGTGCCGACACCCCGCTGCGCTCCGAAGTCGACTGGTGA
- a CDS encoding alcohol dehydrogenase family protein, producing MIIPTTMTAVLLTGHGGTEMLEYRTDVPTPTVGPGDVLVRVGAAGVNNTDINTRIGWYSKSVTGATNAGAGGLDDVDRTDATWSGTPLEFPRIQGADVCGEIVAVGAEVDPDRIGERVLGRAMMRHPQPDPANPFACWTLGSEADGGFAQFTAMPAYGAVAVRSDWTDVELASMPCASSTAENMLQRASVGAERVLVTGASGGVGSAAIQLATRRGATVTAVCGASKADQVAALGAHRVVDRDDDLLGALERNSFDVVVDLVAGDDWPAFMELLRPGGRYVTSGAIAGPICEIDIRTLYLKDLTLFGATFQPDEVFADLVGYIERNEIRPLVAATYPLADIARAQDDFVAKRHVGKLVLVPPR from the coding sequence GTGATCATCCCGACGACCATGACCGCCGTCCTGCTCACCGGGCACGGCGGCACCGAGATGCTCGAGTACCGAACCGACGTGCCGACACCGACCGTCGGTCCAGGTGACGTACTCGTCCGCGTCGGCGCGGCGGGCGTGAACAACACCGACATCAACACCCGCATCGGTTGGTACTCGAAGTCGGTCACCGGCGCCACGAACGCCGGCGCTGGAGGGCTCGACGACGTCGACCGGACCGACGCCACCTGGTCGGGCACCCCACTCGAGTTCCCCCGCATCCAGGGAGCCGACGTGTGCGGCGAGATCGTGGCGGTCGGCGCCGAGGTCGACCCCGACCGCATCGGCGAACGCGTGCTCGGGCGAGCGATGATGCGCCACCCGCAGCCCGACCCGGCCAACCCGTTCGCCTGCTGGACGCTCGGCTCGGAGGCCGACGGTGGCTTCGCACAGTTCACCGCGATGCCGGCCTACGGAGCGGTTGCCGTTCGGAGCGACTGGACCGATGTCGAACTCGCGTCGATGCCATGTGCATCGTCGACCGCCGAGAACATGCTGCAACGCGCCAGCGTCGGAGCAGAACGGGTCCTCGTCACCGGAGCCTCCGGCGGCGTCGGCTCGGCTGCGATCCAACTCGCCACCCGACGTGGAGCCACCGTCACAGCGGTGTGTGGCGCGAGCAAGGCCGACCAGGTCGCAGCGCTCGGCGCACATCGTGTCGTCGACCGCGACGACGACCTCCTCGGCGCGCTGGAGCGCAACTCGTTCGACGTCGTCGTCGACCTCGTCGCCGGCGACGACTGGCCCGCCTTCATGGAGTTGCTCCGTCCGGGCGGCAGGTACGTGACGTCGGGGGCGATCGCCGGACCGATCTGCGAGATCGACATCCGCACGCTCTACCTCAAGGATCTCACGCTGTTCGGCGCCACCTTTCAGCCCGACGAGGTGTTCGCCGATCTCGTCGGCTACATCGAACGCAACGAGATCAGGCCGCTCGTCGCAGCGACCTATCCGCTGGCCGACATCGCCCGCGCCCAAGACGACTTCGTCGCCAAACGCCACGTCGGCAAACTCGTGCTCGTCCCGCCACGCTGA
- a CDS encoding TetR/AcrR family transcriptional regulator, whose product MTESSTSRIGRPPKLDEHGTPTRERLLDAAVEVCVEFGYDGATLAEIARRADVSTPAVYSHFDGKAELMVAASRRHLQRVHADNSFVRPSVQRAVALWMDPQNSTMRNLSLELHVAAIRHPEVATLLAEWHSANAQIQRAAGLSQTQVKVLYLILLGLGHRDQIGLDVDDADLYDEVERLVAGWVDS is encoded by the coding sequence ATGACCGAGAGCAGCACCAGTCGCATCGGTCGGCCTCCCAAGCTCGACGAGCACGGCACGCCGACGCGTGAACGACTGCTCGATGCCGCCGTCGAGGTGTGCGTCGAGTTCGGGTACGACGGTGCCACCCTCGCCGAGATCGCCCGACGTGCCGACGTGTCGACGCCTGCGGTGTACAGCCACTTCGACGGCAAGGCCGAATTGATGGTCGCTGCCAGCAGGCGACATCTCCAGCGGGTGCACGCCGACAACTCCTTCGTGCGCCCATCGGTGCAACGTGCCGTCGCGTTGTGGATGGATCCGCAGAACTCCACGATGCGCAACCTCAGCCTCGAGTTGCACGTCGCCGCGATCCGCCACCCCGAGGTCGCGACCCTGTTGGCCGAATGGCACTCCGCCAACGCTCAGATCCAACGCGCGGCCGGACTCAGCCAGACCCAGGTGAAGGTGCTGTACCTCATCCTGCTCGGGCTCGGGCACCGCGACCAGATCGGCCTCGACGTCGACGACGCCGACCTCTACGACGAGGTCGAGCGACTCGTCGCCGGCTGGGTCGACAGCTGA
- a CDS encoding lipase family alpha/beta hydrolase, with amino-acid sequence MRSTPRPPAWMTALEGRAVGERLAMRVTRPLLERLPRGDGHAVLVLPGMLTDDRSTEPLRDLLRSLGYRSYGWRQGINLGPTQAIIEGLSRRVDELVERNTTLSLVGWSMGGMFARAIARERPDAIRQVITLGSPIRLGPPDGDRGPLPVPTTSVYSRSDGIVHWSASLVKASPRAENVEIIGSHCGLGVNPSVAVVIADRLALPEGSWTPFEPPWWLRMNYPTPADFDQGIASDRR; translated from the coding sequence ATGCGATCGACGCCACGGCCTCCCGCTTGGATGACGGCGCTCGAAGGACGTGCCGTCGGTGAACGGCTCGCGATGCGCGTCACGCGCCCGCTGCTCGAACGTCTCCCGCGCGGTGACGGGCACGCGGTGTTGGTGCTGCCCGGAATGCTCACCGACGACCGTTCGACCGAACCGCTCCGCGACCTGCTGCGGTCGCTGGGATATCGCTCGTACGGCTGGCGTCAGGGCATCAACCTCGGCCCGACGCAGGCGATCATCGAGGGGCTCTCGCGCCGCGTCGACGAGCTCGTCGAACGCAACACGACGTTGAGCCTGGTGGGTTGGAGCATGGGCGGGATGTTCGCCCGTGCGATCGCCCGCGAGCGGCCCGACGCGATTCGGCAGGTCATCACCCTCGGCAGCCCGATTCGTCTCGGTCCACCCGACGGAGATCGCGGGCCGCTGCCGGTGCCGACCACCTCGGTGTACTCGCGCAGCGACGGCATCGTGCACTGGTCGGCGAGCCTCGTCAAGGCGAGCCCTCGCGCCGAGAACGTCGAGATCATCGGGAGCCACTGCGGCCTCGGGGTCAACCCGTCGGTGGCGGTGGTGATCGCTGATCGACTCGCCCTTCCGGAGGGTTCGTGGACGCCGTTCGAGCCGCCGTGGTGGCTTCGGATGAACTATCCCACGCCCGCCGATTTCGATCAGGGCATCGCTTCCGACCGTCGCTGA
- a CDS encoding ferrochelatase, whose product MDEPTYDALCLLSFGGPEGPDDVMPFLRNVTAGRNVPDARLAVVAEQYERFGGRSPINDQNLALIDALRAEFAAHDIDLPIYFGNRNWEPYLADTVAQMADDGVANALVLATSAFSSYSGCRQYREDLDRAAAEVGERAPGLHKLRLYYNHPGFVDAVVDRIAEVHRPGARLVFTAHSIPVSMAQWCDYESQLDEMARLVAGRVGADWDLAFQSRSGPPHVPWLEPDINDHLATLAEQCVTEVTLMPLGFVSDHMEVQFDLDFQAAETATSVGIDMRRAPTVGTHPAFVTGLRQLVEERTAGGPVLWVGEAGPWPDPCPAGHCLAPATSTPTGGRPTP is encoded by the coding sequence ATGGACGAGCCGACGTACGACGCACTGTGCCTGTTGAGCTTCGGCGGACCCGAAGGACCCGACGACGTGATGCCGTTCCTGCGCAACGTGACCGCCGGACGCAATGTTCCCGACGCTCGCCTGGCCGTCGTCGCCGAGCAGTACGAACGCTTCGGTGGCCGCTCCCCGATCAACGACCAGAACCTGGCGTTGATCGACGCGCTGCGCGCCGAGTTCGCCGCGCACGACATCGATCTGCCGATCTACTTCGGCAACCGGAACTGGGAGCCGTACCTCGCCGACACGGTCGCGCAGATGGCCGACGACGGCGTGGCGAACGCGCTCGTGCTGGCGACCTCGGCGTTCTCGTCGTACAGCGGGTGCCGCCAGTACCGCGAAGACCTCGACCGTGCCGCAGCCGAGGTCGGCGAGCGCGCCCCCGGCCTGCACAAGCTCCGGCTGTACTACAACCACCCCGGCTTCGTCGATGCCGTCGTCGACCGCATCGCCGAGGTGCACCGACCTGGCGCGAGGCTCGTGTTCACGGCCCATTCGATCCCCGTCTCCATGGCGCAGTGGTGCGACTACGAATCACAGCTCGACGAGATGGCTCGCCTCGTGGCCGGTCGAGTCGGCGCCGACTGGGACCTCGCCTTCCAGAGTCGAAGCGGCCCGCCTCACGTCCCGTGGCTCGAACCCGACATCAACGACCATCTCGCGACGTTGGCCGAACAGTGCGTCACCGAGGTCACCCTGATGCCGCTCGGCTTCGTGAGCGACCACATGGAAGTGCAGTTCGACCTCGACTTCCAGGCAGCCGAGACCGCGACCTCCGTGGGCATCGACATGCGGCGCGCACCGACCGTGGGCACGCACCCGGCGTTCGTCACCGGTCTTCGCCAACTCGTGGAGGAGCGCACGGCGGGCGGCCCGGTGCTCTGGGTGGGTGAGGCCGGACCGTGGCCCGACCCGTGCCCGGCGGGCCACTGCCTGGCACCGGCCACTTCGACGCCCACCGGTGGCCGACCGACACCCTGA